One Eubacteriales bacterium mix99 genomic window carries:
- a CDS encoding GerMN domain-containing protein translates to MRHLKVLCCMILALFLVMASCERQSSRRDKDIRKFNVLSEKEMNETKAAKDPSGDASGIKDATESNGMDESLYLQQQQQQQKKLCLYFYDEKANQLSPEVRSVSGWNENELPRSVIRELIRGPGTSGLRPVLPQNVEINDVDYTEDILSVDLSSEFLKSADPIVARAALVNSLLDLGKFKYVKLYVGGKEITTQNGDNDVVLLGLLTQYPNSVPEMKAYEAQNTEGKDIHKTNLELFFQDERGMYLLPEARAITVAGKSYAEAIVSALIKGPVATDQGYCPTLPKGTTLQKTGAVQREDGVQGIALYFSKEFRAQFTGGSTQETAMLGSLVYSLTSLPDLNFVKIYYENEAGSYIDEPVHDVSLKEGLTKEEFPNRIGRRVRIYYGDPDNMLLVPEYRAVSKSEKDIAVQILSELTSDPMHSGNVRVIPEDVRQKDIKVQVEKGLAIVNIPSSCLNRKTGRDSDKETIRDLYAIVNSLTDPMNRSDITQVQFTVDGKAVKKYKDISLKDTFSMNPALIKEGKTQSQ, encoded by the coding sequence GTGAGGCATCTGAAAGTTCTGTGCTGCATGATTCTTGCGTTGTTCCTGGTGATGGCATCCTGTGAAAGGCAGTCAAGCCGCAGGGACAAGGATATTAGAAAGTTCAATGTTCTTTCCGAAAAGGAAATGAATGAGACCAAAGCGGCGAAAGATCCGTCAGGCGATGCATCCGGCATAAAAGATGCCACGGAAAGCAATGGCATGGATGAAAGCCTGTATCTGCAGCAACAACAGCAGCAGCAGAAGAAGCTGTGTCTTTACTTTTATGATGAAAAAGCCAATCAACTTTCTCCTGAGGTCCGGTCCGTATCCGGCTGGAACGAAAACGAGCTTCCCCGCAGTGTGATCAGGGAATTGATCCGGGGGCCCGGGACCAGCGGGTTGCGTCCGGTTCTCCCGCAGAATGTGGAGATAAACGATGTGGATTATACGGAAGATATTCTGTCTGTGGACTTGTCTTCCGAGTTTCTGAAGTCCGCGGATCCAATTGTCGCAAGAGCGGCACTGGTAAATTCCCTGCTGGATCTTGGCAAGTTCAAATATGTCAAATTGTACGTGGGCGGCAAGGAAATCACCACGCAAAACGGAGATAATGACGTTGTCCTCCTCGGGCTTCTTACCCAGTATCCCAACAGTGTTCCGGAGATGAAGGCATATGAGGCACAGAATACCGAGGGAAAGGATATCCATAAGACCAATCTGGAGTTATTCTTCCAGGATGAACGGGGAATGTATCTGCTGCCGGAAGCCCGGGCCATTACGGTAGCCGGGAAAAGTTATGCGGAAGCCATTGTAAGCGCACTGATCAAGGGACCGGTGGCTACGGATCAGGGATATTGTCCCACCTTGCCGAAAGGTACGACTTTGCAGAAAACGGGGGCTGTACAGCGGGAAGATGGTGTACAGGGGATTGCATTGTATTTTTCCAAAGAGTTCCGGGCGCAGTTTACCGGCGGTTCCACGCAGGAAACTGCCATGCTGGGTTCGCTCGTGTACAGCCTGACTTCCTTGCCTGATCTCAATTTTGTCAAGATCTATTATGAAAATGAGGCTGGCAGCTATATTGATGAACCGGTGCATGATGTATCCCTGAAGGAAGGGCTGACCAAGGAGGAATTTCCCAACAGGATCGGAAGAAGGGTCCGGATTTACTATGGAGATCCGGACAATATGCTTCTGGTGCCGGAGTATCGGGCTGTTTCCAAAAGCGAAAAGGACATTGCTGTACAGATATTGTCTGAATTGACCAGCGATCCCATGCATTCCGGTAATGTGAGGGTGATTCCGGAGGATGTCAGGCAGAAAGATATTAAGGTACAGGTTGAAAAAGGCCTGGCAATTGTCAATATCCCTTCTTCCTGTCTGAACAGGAAAACCGGCAGGGACAGTGACAAGGAGACGATCCGTGACTTATACGCCATTGTCAATTCCCTTACCGATCCCATGAACAGGTCCGACATCACACAGGTGCAGTTTACGGTGGATGGCAAGGCGGTGAAAAAGTATAAGGATATCTCGCTGAAGGATACTTTTTCCATGAATCCTGCATTGATAAAGGAAGGAAAGACACAATCCCAATAA